The Argentina anserina chromosome 5, drPotAnse1.1, whole genome shotgun sequence genome includes the window TCGGCTCCGATCCGGCTCACTATTCGCGCCGATCTGATTCCCGCTCTCTTTTCTCCCTCCATTTCTTTTCTCTCCTCAACCAAACCACCTcccaccttcttcttcttcttcttcttcgattCTCATTCATTTCTGAGAATGGACTGGGCTTTAAGTAACGCtttcaaaaatttcaaagGTGAAAACCTACATACTTTCTACTACTGCTattaaatttcaaataatttACAACTCACAATGCTTGGATAGTTATATTGGGTATGCAGTAATCAAGTGTGTTGTGATTTTTATGGAGCAGATGGGGAACCCAAGTCCTTGATGGAAATGGGAGGCCTTCCCATCATTGTTGCAGGTGATATTGCTTACAAGGGAAATGCTGCTACCACTCCCTCATCGAAACCCAGGAAGAAGACCATGACCTCTGTTTACCTCAAGTTTTTCGAGACAGCTCAGGACGGGAAGAGCCGCCGCTGCAAGTTCTGTGGACAAAGCTACTCCATTGCTACTGCGACCGGTAATTTCTTAGGCCCCTACTCTAGTTGTTGTTGGTATGACATTGCGTCTGCCTGATATGGTCTACTACTTATGTTGGCTCAAGGCAATTTGGGGAGGCACCTAGCTAATCGGCATCCAGGGTACGATAAGTCGCCAGGAGATGTTGCTGTCGCCAGTCCTTCACCACACACCTTCACTGTGATCAGGAAAACTCAATCCCAAGCAAAAGCATCTCAAGTGGATCATGACCACTTGAATTGGTTGCTTGTTAAATGGCTTGCCTTGGCTTCGTTCCCTCCTTCAGTCTTGGAAGAGAAGTGGCTGGCAAACTCTTTTAAGTTCTTGAATCCGTCGATACAGCTCTGGCCGAGTGAGGATTACAAGAACATGTTTCGCGAAGTTTTTAGGAGTATGCAGGAAGTAGTGAGAGCGTCTGTGGAAAATGTTTCTTCAAAGGTCTCAATCACACTTGACTTTTGGAATTCTTATGAAAGGATTTTTTATATGAGTGTCACCTGTCACTGGATTGATGAGAATTGGTCTTACCAGAAGGCCATGCTTGATGTTTGTCACATTCCTTTCCCTGGTGGGGTTGTCGAGATTTACAACTCTCTAGTGAAGGTTCTTAGGTTATACAACATTGAGGGTAGGGTACTCTCCTGCACCCATGATGATAGTCAAAGTGCCTTACAGGACTTGGGAGGTCAGAGTGTAGGGAACTTCTGTTATATCCCCTGCTCTGCTCACACTTTGAGCTTGATCATAGATGACGGATTGAGAACCATAGAACGAATACTCGCTAAGGTCAGAGAGTTTGTAATAGCTGTAAATGCATCATCAGAGATCACTGAGGAGTTTACTCAATTGACTGGAGCTTATCACGAAGGCACTTGGAAATTTCCACTTGATACCTCAACACGGTGGAGTGGCAACTACCAGATGCTAGATATCGTATGCAAGGTACCTGCCTTCTTtgtatacaaatgtacaaagatattatttgatgttgggtagcacATTCTAAGTGAAGCATTGTCTT containing:
- the LOC126794627 gene encoding zinc finger BED domain-containing protein DAYSLEEPER, which codes for MDWALSNAFKNFKDGEPKSLMEMGGLPIIVAGDIAYKGNAATTPSSKPRKKTMTSVYLKFFETAQDGKSRRCKFCGQSYSIATATGNLGRHLANRHPGYDKSPGDVAVASPSPHTFTVIRKTQSQAKASQVDHDHLNWLLVKWLALASFPPSVLEEKWLANSFKFLNPSIQLWPSEDYKNMFREVFRSMQEVVRASVENVSSKVSITLDFWNSYERIFYMSVTCHWIDENWSYQKAMLDVCHIPFPGGVVEIYNSLVKVLRLYNIEGRVLSCTHDDSQSALQDLGGQSVGNFCYIPCSAHTLSLIIDDGLRTIERILAKVREFVIAVNASSEITEEFTQLTGAYHEGTWKFPLDTSTRWSGNYQMLDIVCKAYKSMDAVIRKFETLGNRMLLTIVEKNAVINVHRYLEPFYKTTHNMCTNKVPTVGMVLFFMDHISETIATCRDSHLYPELKNAAEDMAKKVRDYNSQVCNIFTYMTAIIDPRIKGELIPESLNSDNFLEEARTHFIRNYSINHFPSMTGGYNTQEIEEGGNVSFAEEIARKKRRANTNSSTDELTQYLSEPPAPLATDVLEWWKVNSMRYPRLSIMARDFLAVQANSVAPEQLFCGKGTEIDKQRYCMPHDSTQALLCIRSWLQSGMKLKYKTTEIDFERLMELASSADNQSSNAGSEKKQRQ